GTCCGCTCCGGCGCACTGCGCCCGGACCTGCTGGTGACGGCGACGATCACGCTGGACGGGGCGCCGGACGCGCTCGCCGCGATGGGCACGGCCCCGGGAAGCGGGATCACCGTCATCCGGCCCGCGGCGGCCGCCGGGCCACGGGTGGGCTGACCGCGAGTGCACTGACCGCGGGTACGGGCCGGCCGCGGGGTCTCGCCGGCTCGGTCGTCACACGGCCGGGAACTCTCCGTGGTCGCCGGACGTCTGACCATCTGACGACGGACCATCGGGGGGACGGGACATGACGATCACACTGGCCGAGGAGATCATGCTGCTCTCCCTGGACGACGAGTCCGGGGCGGCGAAGCAGCGAGAGGCCGCGGGGTGGGCGGTCGCGGGCGGAATCCTGCTCGAACTGGTCATGGCGGGGCGAGTGTCGGTGACGGGCAGGCACCTGGAGCTGACCGACGCGACCCCCACCGGACAGCCGCTGCTCGACACCCGCCTCCACCTGCTCGAAACGTGGATGCGCGGCAAGAGCAGGCGTCGGGTGACGGACTGGCTGACCAAGGACCACACGAAGGCGGTCGGAGCCGCCCTGGAGAGCCTGCGCGATCGGGGAGTGGTCCTGGAGACTCACCACAAGGTGCTGGGCGTGTTCCCGACCCGTCGCCATCCCGAGGCCGACGGTTCGGTGGAGCGGGAGCTGCGGGACCGGCTCGACGCGGTCGTCCTGGGCGGTGCGGACCCGGACGAGCGGACGGCGGGTCTGATCGCGCTGATCCACTCCGCGAAGCTGGGGCGGCTGGTCTTCCCCGACGCTCCGCGCAAGGAGACCGCCGCGCGCCTGGGGGAGATAGCCGACGGGCAGTGGGCCGCCGAACACGTCCGCAAGGCCATCCGCGACATGCAGGCGGCGATGGCCGCGGCGACGGTCGCCACGGTCGTGGCGGTCACCTGAGGGCCGTCGCGATGGCGTCGCCGGAGGCTCCGTGGGGGCGGGGCGGCGTCACGCCGACCGCTGAACGCCTCGCGGCAGATCGGCGTCGCGGTCACGGGGCCCTGATGGACACGTCGGTGGCGTAGATTCGCGGCGGCTCCGGGACACTCCCGGTGCGGTCGAGGTCTGGGGAGCGGTGCCGCGTGGCGCGTGTGGGTGTGGGCGGGTCGGCGACTCGACGGGTCGTGTTGGCTACCGACGGCTTCGGCTGCGCCGAGGACGCGGAACTGCCCGTCCTCGTGGCCGCGCTGCGCGAGCGAGGCGTCGACGCGGTCGCGGTCGACTGGGCCGAGGAGGGCTACGACTGGGCCGCGCCGGACGTCGTCGTCATCCGCTCGACCTGGGACTACTCGGAGCGGCTGCCCGAGTTCCTCACCTGGGTCGACGGAGTGGACGCGGTGACCGCCCTGCACAGCCCTGCCGAGCTGGTGCGCTGGAACAGCGACAAGGTGTACCTCGCGGAGCTCGCGGCCCGGGGAATCCCGACGGTCCCGACCCGCTTCATCGCGCCCGGCGATCCCGTGACGCTGCCGCCGGGCGGTGAGATCGTCGTCAAGCCGTCGGTGTCGGCCGGCTCCCGTGACACGGCCCGGTACACGCCGGCCCAGCGGGAGGCGGCCTCGGCTCACGTCCGGATGTTGCACGGGACCGGGGCGACGGCGATGGTCCAGCCGTACATGGAGCGGATCGTCGACGGGGAACGGGCACTGGTGTTCCTGGGCGGCGAGTTCAGTCACGCGGTCCGCAAGGGCCCCGTGCTCACGGACACCGGCCGCATCGACAACACCCGTGTCCCACACCCCGACCTGACCGCACACACGCCCTCGGCGGCCGAACTCGCCCTGGCCGGCGCTGTGCTCGCCGCGACGGCCTCCCGCACGGCCGGCCCGATGGCCTACGCCCGGGTGGACCTGGCACCGGCCGGGGACGGCACCCCCGTCCTGATGGAGCTGGAACTGATCGAGCCCAACCTGTTCCTGACGATGACCCCGGGCGGCGTGGAACGGTTCGTGGAGGTCGTCCTGGGGTTGTGAGCGTCCGGCGGGGCGGGGGCCGATGCTCGGTCGCCCCGGATCGGCTCCGCAGATCCGGCCCTGCGGCTCGGGAACCTGCGGTACTTCGGGCCGGCGGGGCTGCGGGGCCTTCGGGCCTGCGGGGCCTGGCGGGCCTACGGGTCTGCGGGTCTGCGGGTCTTGCGGGGCCTGGCGGGCCTGCGGGGCGGACGGCCGGGGTCTCAGCGGCAGAGCCCCGCCACCAGCTCCAGCTCCAGTTCCAGCTCCAGTTCCACCGCGAGTTCCCCCGGATCGGCGGGGACCGATGTGCGGAGCGGCCGGGGACCGGAACCGGAAGGGGTTCTCCGGGGTCAGCTCGTCGGCCTCCTCGATCATGAGATCCCGAAGCTCCGGCGGGATGGTCCGGTCCTCGGTGAACCGCAGGTAGGTGCGCGGGATCCGGCCCCACGACTCGGGCAGGCCCCGGGTGTCGGCGGCGCCGATCTCCGCCGACTCGTCGGGCTCCAGGATGTTGAGCAGGGTACGGACCTCGTCGTCCGTGCGGTCGGCGGCCACTGCCTCCCGGACGATCCGCAGGAACTCGCGGTCGCCGGAGCGCCAGTTGACCCGGTTGACCCCCCGTTCCGCGGGCGTGGGCACGACGGGCAGGCGGAAGATGGCGCTGCCGGCGGCCTCGGGGGCGGTCATCAGCTGCTGCATGGTGGCCCGCGCGGAGGGACGGAAGGCCGAGACGCGGACGAGATGCGAGATCAGTTCGGGAACCCGGTCGACCACGGTGTTCAGCGTGACTCCGCCCATGCTCTGACCGACCAGCACCACCGGGCCGAGCCGGTGTGCCCGCCGCACCACGTCGGCCATGGTCGGGGAAGTGGGCCGATGTGACCTTGGCCGTCGTCGAGGGTTCGGTGCGCAGCCCCTCGGGGTCCTGCGGTGTCCGGTAGGAGCACGGGAAGTAGGCTCCGGGCCCGTGGCCGGGCAGGGCGACCGCCACCGCCAGTGGTGTGGCCGGAAGGGTTTGCCGGGTCGCGGTGTCCGGTGCGGTGCATCGCAAGGCGGAGGACCGCCGCTTGTACTGGACGTACTCGGGCGCTCCGACAACGCGGCGAGGTGCCGTGCCGGGCGCCGCGACACGGTGAACCCTTCCGGCCAACAGCACTGGGTGCCCGCGCAGGGCGAGGTCGGCCAGGACGGGGGCCCACCCGTAGGAGTTGCCGCCCGCCCCGTGCACCGACACGAAGACGGGCCTCGTCGAGGACCGGGCAGCCGGATCGGCCTTCTCGTTCACGTGCGTCGCGTCATTCGTGGGATCCCACCGGCAAGTCGATCCGGTGGGACCGGTCCTTTTCGGCCGCGCCCGATCGCCGCCGAAAGAGTCCGAACGGGCGAATCGGGCCTTGGACAACCAGGACCACGGTGGGGCTTGTGCTCGGCGGAAACGCGTCGCTAGAGTCGCGATTACACGTGTAACCCAGCTGCGCGCACCGGTGACCGGCGCGAGCGTTCCGGACATGCATCACCACGCCTGGCCTCGCACCGACCCCGCCGGCCCTCCGGGCCGCGCCGCACAGGAAGGGCCGCAATGACGCAATCTCCTCCCGCCGCATCCGCGCCAGTCGCCTTCGATCCGGCCGACACGACCTGGCCTCCTCCTTCCTACCGGGCCCCCGAGCCCCCGGTGACGGACGAGCACGGGATACGCCACCACGACGGGATCACGTACGCCACCACGCCCGGCTACCGGCCCCGGCTGCTGGACGTTCGGGTGCCGGCGGGCGAGGGACCCTTCCCGGTGGTGGTCTGGATCCACGGCGGCGGATGGCTGGACGGCGACCGGCGCTACCCGCCGCCGACCGTGCCGGCCGCGCTGCTGCACGGTGCGGTCCTGGGGGCCGGACTCGCCCTCGTCTCCATCGACTACCGGCACAGCCTCGAAGCCCCCTTCCCCGCACAGTTGCACGATGTGAAGGCCGCCATCCGCTACGTCCGCGCGTACGCCGGGGTCCTCGGCCTCGACGCCGACCGGATCGCCGTCTGGGGGGAGTCGGCGGGTGGGCACCTGGCCGCGCTCGCGGGCCTGGTCGGCCCCGACAGCGCGGACGGAGCGGCACTGGAGGGCGCGCACGGCGTGGGCTCCGGGGACACCACCGTGCGGGCGGTGGTCGACTGGTACGGGGTCTCCGACCTGATCTCCCTCTCCGAGCACCCGATGCCGCCGATGCCGCCCGGTGTCGAGTTCCCCGACCCGTACGAGGCCCTTCTGGGTGCGGGCGTGGCCGAGCGCCCGGAACTGGCGAAGGCCGCCGGCCCGGTGACGTACGCGGCGGTGGCCTCGAACCCGCCGCCGTTCCTGCTCGTCCACGGCCGGCTTGACAGGCTGGTCCCGTACAGCCAGAGCGAGTTGCTCGCCGCCGCGCTGGAGAGCGCGGGCGGCGAGGTCGTCCTGCGGCCGGTGGAGGGCGCCGACCACATCTTCCTCGGCTCCCCCGACGTCCCGCGCATCGTCGCGGAGAGCGTCGCGTTCCTGTCCCACCACCTCCGCGCCGGGAGCTGACGAGCACCTCGCGCCCCGCAACCGGACCTCGACCCGCTCCCCCGCCACGGCTGCCGAGGCACGGGGCCGCCCTGGGCGGAGCGCGCCTGCCTGCCCGGCAAGCCGTACGCGGGCCGGTACGCGGGCCGGTACGCGGGCCGGTACGCGGGCCGGTACGCGGGCCGGTACGCGGGCCGGTACGCGGGCCGGTACGCGGGCCGGTACGCGGGCCGGTACGCGGGCCGGTACGCGGGCCGGTACGCGGGCCGGTACGCGGGCCGGTACGCGGGCCGGTACGCGGGCCGGTACGCGGGCCGGTACGCGGGCCGGTACGCGGGCCGGTACGCGGGCCGGTACGCGGGCCGGTACGCGGGCCGGTACGCGCCGGGGCCGCCGGGGGGCGGCCCCGGGCGCGCACTGGTCCGGCACCGGTCTCCTCCCGTAGCGGCGCCGGGCCGAGGGCCGGGCCACACTGCCCCGGCGCTTCCCGGACCTCGAACGCGCTCGGGCGCGATGCGCTCGTGAGCGGCACCGTCGGGCTCTTCGTGGCAGCTCCTTCGTGGCAGCTTCTTCATGGCAGCGGGCGACATCTCGGCGAAACGGGTGACCGGTTCCGGGATCGGCGCCCTCGACTCCCTTCGGTGCGGCGACTTCGAGGCCGAGGAGGCGCTCGTCGAGCGGGGATGCCTCCCGACCGGAGCCGGCCGGCCGGCCACGAGAAGCTAGTCGAGGACGGGCAACCGCGCGTCGTGGCCGAGGAGACGGGCAGCGGCGGGTGGGTTTCGCCGTCTCGCCCCGCCTCCCGGCGGCACTCGACGCGACCGGCCGGGACCGCCGCCACGCGCTCGCGGCAGGCGAGTGGTTCGCGCACCGTGCAGGGGAGGGCGGGTCCATCGTGACCGAAGTCGCCTCCGAGACCCTCGACGGACTCTCTGCGCTCGCCCGCGGCGGCGTGCGGCAGGAAGGGGGGCCTGTACTGCCGAGCGGTGTGAACACGGGCCGTCGAGCGGCCTGCGGCGCTCGCCGGCGTGCCCCGGACAGGGGGTGTACGCCCCGCGCCGTTGAGGTCGGGCCTCAGCAGGGTCTGCGGGTCCTGGACGGTCGAGGCCACCCCGGCCGCGGTGCCCTTGCCGTCGGCGCCGACGACCGGATGGTTGACGTTCAGCCCGATCCCCGGGGGCAGGAGTGGACCGGACCGGGGCGCCCGGACGCGCAGCCGGTTGATCAACTCGACCGCGAAGTCCACTGTCGGCCCGCTCGCGTTGACCGTGGTCACCGGATCGGGCGTCGTCACACCGCCCGTGCTCAGGGCGATGGCCGGCACACCGGACTCCAGCGCCCGACGCCGGCGACGGCACCTGGAGGATGGGCGTGCAGGTGGACCCGAGACCCGCCGCCCGGGGCGGCGACGTGGAGGCCGTCGGCGCGGGCAGGATCGCCGTCAGCCCGATGAGCGCGGACCGGAACACCGGGCCCGTGGACTTCATCCGCACCGCCTCCCTGATCGCCGGGCTGCGCCCGTAGAACCTGCCGGGCGGTGGGCGTCTGCCGGGGAACGCACCCCGACCGGGCGCACCCCGCCCCGGTCAGCCCGTCGGCGGCGCCGTCGCGGCCGACGGGTGGCGGCGGCGTCGGGAACGGCGTACGGACAGCAGGGTCACCGCCGTACTCGCGAGGACCAGCAGGGCTCCCGCCACCGTCGGCAGCCAGACGGGCACGCCGCCCGCCGTGAGGAGTTCGTCCCGGTACACGACCTGCCGGAACGGGGTGTCCTTCGCGGTGGCGCGCAGTTCGTGGTCCCCGTCGATGCGGCTGGGGTCGGGGAACCGTTGGTCGATCGCGGTCAGGAACACCGGCGCGGCGCCGCCGGTGAACTCGGCCAGGGAACCCTCCGGGGTGACCGTCCCGGCGAAGGTCACCTCCGGGGCGGCCCCGCCGATCGGGGACGCGGGTTCCATCCGGTGGTCGGCGAGTACGTACAGGCCCAGCGCCTGGGCGGACTTGGCGAGTCGGGACAGTCGCATCGGGTAGACGAGTCGGTCACTGGCGAAGCTGATGCGCAGCGGGTCGAGTTCGCCGCCCAGCGTCGCGCCCTGTTCGCGGGGGGCGAGGCGGACGGCGACGTACTCCCACTTCCGGTCGACGTACGGCTTCAGCTCCGAGGCGAGCCGGTCGGGCAGTGTGAAGTCGTTGCTCTCCAGCCAGTCGCCCAGGGCGTCCGGGTCGGTGGCGGTCAGTCGGGCGACGTCGAAGTCGCCGAGCCGTTCGCGGCCGACGACACCGACGGACGGGGCGCCGGCGCCGGGCCGTGCGGCGCCGGCTCCGTCGAGGCGGCCGGAGGAGAAGGGCCAGTCGCGGTCGCGGGGCCAGAAGTAGGTGCGGGTCTTGTGCTCGGGGCGGGTCAGCCGACCGAGTTCGGGGATCAGGTCCGGGTCGCCGAGTTCGACGCCGGCCCGCGAGGGCACGGGCATGATCCATGCGGCGCGTTTGGCGTCACCGCCGACCGTGAACCGCATCACGATCTGTTCCGTGTGGCCGTCCCACCGCACGACCGAGGTCTCGCGGGCCACCCCGATCCGGGAGAAGCCGTCGGGGACCATCGCCCCGCAGCCGCAGGCGTAGGCGGGGTCGACAAGGCTGCCGAGTTGCGTCGCGAGCAGGGCGAGCAGGACGGCCAGTACTCTTCGTCTCTTCGTTGCGTTCCACACGCGGTCTGGGACGAGCGGTCACGGGATCCGGTTCCGGACACGCGTCCGCCGCCCTGTCGCCATCGGTCGTCGCCGGCCGTCGTCACTCGACGCCGGCCGAAACCCATCGGTCGCGTGACCGAAAGTATCCTGTCGACCCCGTTCCGTGGGGCGGATCGACCGTCGCGGAGGCCGCCGGGACACGGTCGGTCAACGTTCGTAGCGCCAGCCGGATGGGCCCTGGTCGGGGGTGGTCCGCGGCTCCCATACTGGCCCCATGAAACGGACGGACAATCCCCGGCGCAGCCCCCTCGTGCCGGATGCCGTGGAGGCGGAGATCGAACGGCACGACTGGGAGGCCATCGAATGCGGATGCGGGCATTCCGCAGGGCATCTCGTACCCACGCTCTGGGACGCCGCCGAGGGACACCCGGCCGCGTTCCACGCCTTGGCCGGGCATGTCTTCACGTGGTCGAGGCTCCAGGCGCCGGCTCCGGCGGCCTGCGGGGTGCTGATGGCCATCTGGTCGGCGGGGCCGCCCCGCCAGGCGACCCGCGAGGCGCTGTTGCGCACGCTGCTGGCCCTGCTGGGCACGGAGGACGACGGCTCCTCGCACGAGGCCGGGCTGTACGGGCAGTGCGCGGCCTTCGTTCGCCGGTCCCTGCCCGAGCTGCGTCGGGAGGCGGCCGGGGGCCCGGACTCGGTGACGGCCGCGTACGCGGAGGGCGTCGTGGAGATCCTGACCCTCTGCGCGTGACGGCGGCGGGCCCGCGCGTGACGACGGGGACAGATCCGAGCCGGGTCCCGCACGCCACTCGGCCCGTCACACCGCCCTTACCGTGACGCCCTCCCGGGTCAGCGCCTCGATGGCGGCCTCCGGGGCGGAGGTGTCGGTGACGACGGCGTGCAGGGTCGCGGCGGGGGCGACGAAGGCGAGCGCCGTGCGCGTCAGCTTCGCC
This region of Streptomyces sp. NBC_00513 genomic DNA includes:
- a CDS encoding GPP34 family phosphoprotein, with the protein product MTITLAEEIMLLSLDDESGAAKQREAAGWAVAGGILLELVMAGRVSVTGRHLELTDATPTGQPLLDTRLHLLETWMRGKSRRRVTDWLTKDHTKAVGAALESLRDRGVVLETHHKVLGVFPTRRHPEADGSVERELRDRLDAVVLGGADPDERTAGLIALIHSAKLGRLVFPDAPRKETAARLGEIADGQWAAEHVRKAIRDMQAAMAAATVATVVAVT
- a CDS encoding RimK family alpha-L-glutamate ligase, whose translation is MLATDGFGCAEDAELPVLVAALRERGVDAVAVDWAEEGYDWAAPDVVVIRSTWDYSERLPEFLTWVDGVDAVTALHSPAELVRWNSDKVYLAELAARGIPTVPTRFIAPGDPVTLPPGGEIVVKPSVSAGSRDTARYTPAQREAASAHVRMLHGTGATAMVQPYMERIVDGERALVFLGGEFSHAVRKGPVLTDTGRIDNTRVPHPDLTAHTPSAAELALAGAVLAATASRTAGPMAYARVDLAPAGDGTPVLMELELIEPNLFLTMTPGGVERFVEVVLGL
- a CDS encoding DUF2330 domain-containing protein, translating into MWNATKRRRVLAVLLALLATQLGSLVDPAYACGCGAMVPDGFSRIGVARETSVVRWDGHTEQIVMRFTVGGDAKRAAWIMPVPSRAGVELGDPDLIPELGRLTRPEHKTRTYFWPRDRDWPFSSGRLDGAGAARPGAGAPSVGVVGRERLGDFDVARLTATDPDALGDWLESNDFTLPDRLASELKPYVDRKWEYVAVRLAPREQGATLGGELDPLRISFASDRLVYPMRLSRLAKSAQALGLYVLADHRMEPASPIGGAAPEVTFAGTVTPEGSLAEFTGGAAPVFLTAIDQRFPDPSRIDGDHELRATAKDTPFRQVVYRDELLTAGGVPVWLPTVAGALLVLASTAVTLLSVRRSRRRRHPSAATAPPTG
- a CDS encoding alpha/beta hydrolase; this translates as MTQSPPAASAPVAFDPADTTWPPPSYRAPEPPVTDEHGIRHHDGITYATTPGYRPRLLDVRVPAGEGPFPVVVWIHGGGWLDGDRRYPPPTVPAALLHGAVLGAGLALVSIDYRHSLEAPFPAQLHDVKAAIRYVRAYAGVLGLDADRIAVWGESAGGHLAALAGLVGPDSADGAALEGAHGVGSGDTTVRAVVDWYGVSDLISLSEHPMPPMPPGVEFPDPYEALLGAGVAERPELAKAAGPVTYAAVASNPPPFLLVHGRLDRLVPYSQSELLAAALESAGGEVVLRPVEGADHIFLGSPDVPRIVAESVAFLSHHLRAGS